Proteins encoded together in one Mobula hypostoma chromosome 9, sMobHyp1.1, whole genome shotgun sequence window:
- the LOC134351922 gene encoding carbohydrate sulfotransferase 12-like: MSKSRIFQFCGIMACVFMILLIIFYWDDVGTARFYLHTAFIQIQATHLPPMKNQNYDHSNSKKIAGERITSSKASIPDNLELMYLENTKEYKETENSKVNQLLNEVSQPDFEEKVESFELGINSGKTTNELQRIQKERKQKLEDACTDSSVMFSGKNRNFEDIPNKELDHLIVDDRHGIIYCYVPKVACTNWKRIMILLSQSLLNQGIPYRDPLEIPRDLIHNSTSHLTFNKFWKRYGKFSKQLMKIRLKKYTKFLFVRDPFVRLISAFRSKFAVQNNDFYSRFARPMLKLYANYSNPPQTVNEAFSAGIKLTFTNFIQYLLDPQTEKEISFNEHWRQVYRLCHPCQINYDFIGKLESLDEDASYLLKLLKVDKLVQFPSSSRNQTVASWEHEWFAKIPVAWRRKLYEIYKPDFVIFGYPKPNLLLD; this comes from the coding sequence ATGAGTAAATCTCGGATTTTCCAGTTCTGTGGCATTATGGCTTGTGTGTTTATGATTCTACTGATCATATTTTATTGGGATGATGTTGGAACAGCTCGTTTCTATTTGCACACTGCTTTCATACAAATTCAGGCCACACATCTTCCACCCATGAAAAACCAAAACTATGACCATTCAAATTCCAAAAAGATAGCAGGAGAGAGAATAACCAGTTCCAAGGCTAGTATTCCTGATAATCTGGAGTTAATGTATTTGGAAAATACAAAAGAATACAAAGagacagaaaattcaaaagtaaACCAACTTTTGAATGAAGTATCTCAGCCTGACTTTGAGGAGAAAGTGGAAAGCTTTGAATTGGGAATCAATTCTGGGAAAACTACCAATGAATTACAACGGATACAGAAAGAGAGGAAACAAAAACTTGAAGATGCTTGTACAGACTCTAGTGTTATGTTCTCAGGAAAAAATAGGAATTTTGAAGATATTCCAAATAAAGAATTGGACCATCTAATTGTGGATGACCGGCATGGGATTATTTATTGTTACGTACCAAAGGTAGCATGCACTAATTGGAAACGGATCATGATTCTATTAAGTCAAAGTCTTTTAAATCAAGGTATTCCATATCGTGACCCACTTGAAATCCCCAGGGACCTTATACACAACTCAACCAGCCATTTGACATTTAACAAGTTCTGGAAACGGTATGGAAAATTCTCAAAACAGTTGATGAAGATCAGACTGAAGAAGTATACCAAGTTTCTCTTTGTACGGGATCCTTTTGTAAGATTAATTTCTGCATTTCGCAGCAAATTTGCTGTTCAGAACAATGATTTTTATAGCCGATTTGCAAGGCCAATGCTCAAACTGTATGCTAATTATTCCAACCCTCCGCAAACTGTCAATGAAGCTTTCTCTGCAGGAATCAAGCTCACCTTTACTAACTTCATTCAGTATTTGTTGGATCCTCAGACTGAGAAGGAGATCTCTTTTAATGAACACTGGCGTCAGGTATATAGACTGTGTCACCCATGTCAAATAAATTATGATTTTATTGGAAAATTAGAGAGTTTGGATGAGGATGCCAGTTATTTACTCAAATTGCTGAAGGTTGACAAGCTTGTTCAATTTCCATCCAGTTCACGGAATCAGACAGTTGCCAGTTGGGAACATGAATGGTTTGCAAAAATTCCAGTGGCATGGAGGAGAAAACTATATGAAATTTACAAGCCTGACTTTGTTATCTTTGGTTATCCCAAACCAAATTTATTACTTGACTGA